A single genomic interval of Halorubrum aethiopicum harbors:
- a CDS encoding DUF7344 domain-containing protein: MSHDTTAADAPTPEFALRRRVVAAIADDAVESVSDLRPRGRAEEIEAALRETHLPALEEAGYIEWDPETGEIEPGPNFSEAAAHVADLPDPVHDPESADD, from the coding sequence ATGTCCCACGACACCACCGCCGCCGACGCGCCGACGCCCGAGTTCGCCCTCCGACGCCGCGTCGTCGCGGCGATCGCCGACGACGCGGTCGAATCGGTGAGCGACCTCCGCCCCCGCGGTCGCGCCGAGGAGATCGAGGCCGCGCTCCGCGAGACCCACCTCCCCGCGCTCGAGGAGGCGGGCTACATCGAGTGGGATCCCGAAACCGGCGAGATCGAACCCGGCCCGAACTTCTCGGAGGCCGCGGCACACGTCGCGGACCTCCCGGATCCGGTTCACGACCCCGAGTCCGCCGACGACTGA